A window of Clostridium taeniosporum genomic DNA:
CCTTCATTATAAAAATGAAACATTGTGAAAATTCCTATTATCCATACACTAACATTTAATACTATTAAATATAAAAATCTTCCCATTACCATACTTGATACTTTAGATGGAAACATATAATACATTTCTTTACTTTTTTGATTTCCCTCAGAACTAAATGGTAATACTCCAACAATCACTAAAATAAAAAATAGGTAACTTAATGAATTAACACTTATTTGTCCTAAAATCATAGATATAGAGAATGCTATTAAAAATAATGAGTAATATTTCAAATTTCCTTTTATTATCCTAAAATCAAATTTTAAATAATTTAAAGCATTCATTACTTACACTCCTTCCCTTTATTTATATAAAATATAATTATTTCCTCAATAGATGGTTTTTCAATTAATAATTCATCATTTAAATACTTCCTATCTTCAGCATATATCAATCCTTTGAATCCAACATTTGATTCTTTATATCCTACTAATTTTTCTTTTATATTAGAGGTTAAATCCTCTTTTCCTCCCTTTACTATTAAATATTTTTCTAAAATACTATCCTTTGTATCATTAAACATCATCTTTCCTTTATTTATAAAAAATATATAATCAGCTATCTTTTCTAAGTCACTTATAATATGCGTAGAAAATAATACACTCTTTTCTCCATCTTCTATATATTCTTGTAACAAATCTAAAATCTCACTTCTAATAACAGGATCAAGTCCACTTGTTGGCTCATCTAATATAAGCAATCTAGTTTTTCTTGCAAATATACTAGCAAATGTTAACTTTATTTTCATACCTTTTGAAAAATCTTTGATTTTTTTATCCTTTGGCAATTCCCATGAATCTATATAATGATTAAATTTGTCTATATTAAATGATGAGTAAAAATCTTTCAATGTATTAATTACATCTTTCATCTTAAAGCAACTTGGAAAATAACATTCATCACCTATAAATCCAATCATATCTTTAAATATAATTTCATTTCCTTTATATTTCTTTCCAAATACACTTATTTCTCCACTATCTGCTCTTAGTTGTTGCATAATAAGTTTTATAGTTGTAGTTTTTCCTGCTCCATTTTGACCTACATATCCTAATATATATCCCTTAGGTAAAATTAAATTTATGTCTTTTAAACTAAAATCTTTAAACTTTTTATTTAAATTTTTTATTTCAAGTGCATTCATTACTTATCGTCCTCCATTAAATTTTCTAAAATGAGAATAAGTTCACCATTTGAAACATTTGCTAATTCTGCATTTTCAATTGCTATAGTAAACGCTTCTTCTATTCGTTTTAAATACTGCTCTCTTACCATTTCATTATCTTTAGGAAGTACAAAACTCCCCTTTCCTCTAATAGTTGCTATAAATCCTTCTTCTTCTAAATCTGAATATGCTCTAGTTGTTGTAATAACACTTATACCTAAATCTTTAGCCAATCGTCTTATTGAAGGTAAAAATTCATTTTCAGCAATTTTACCAGACATTATTTGTTCCTTAATTTGTGTCTTTATCTGCTCATAAATAGGTAAATCAGACTTATTAGATAATAATATCTTCAATCAAATTTCCTCCTTAAAGTATATATACTGTATATATTGTATTATATACAGTATTAACATTATAGTCAATAGTTGGTAAAAAAATAAACCTTGTTATAATTCAAGGTTTATTCTAAAACTCAAAATTTTTATTTATGTACTTTGTAATATATTATGAAATTTATCCCATAATTAAAATCTATAAATAATACTCAAACACTTTTTGATAATAATTTTTAACCCTTAGCTTAAAATAACTATCTCTATTAATATATGCTTTAATTAAAAATTCCTGTTCATGAGCTTTATACTAAAATATCGAAGTTATTTTAAAACATATATATCCATAAAAGTATATTAAGCTTTTAAATTATATAATTCATTAACTGGTAATCCTATAACATCTGAAATTTCTTCTACTTTTAGTCCCATTAATAATAATCTATTTGCAATTTCTAAAGATTTCTCCCTTTTTCCACGTTCTTCTCCTCTTTTTTCTGCATCATTAATTATATTAGTACTTTCATATACGTAACTATCTTTCCACCATAAATCAGTATTGATTTCTTTTTTATCAAAATTTTTTATTACTTTCCTTATTGCTAAGTCCATCCCCATTACTTCTTTCAATGTTATTTTAGATTTTTTAGTTTCCATTATAATTAACCACCTTTCAATATATACATTTCCTAAAGAACAAAGTAGCTGTGCACGCTTTTTAGTTAAGAGTTTAAAATTTTGGTTGAAAATATTAAGGCTCTCTAAAATATATATTTTAAAATTCCACTACCCCATTTATAAGTATAGATTTAATAATTTTATATTTAAAATTCCATAAGGAATTTTCTCCTTAACTCTCAACTTTCCACTATCAATTCTCAACTTACCTATCAACGCTCTGATCTCAACTAATATTTGATTTAACTTAGATTTTACAAGTCTTTCAAACTTTAAAAGCTTTATACTTTGACTAGACATTAAAATTAACTTCTCATATTATATTTAAATTCGTATAAATATATCGTACATATGTTCGCTTATTTTTGCAAGTTAATATAATAATATAAAAATTAATTATTCATATATTTTTCTAGTTTTATCTAGTTTTTTCTTTGTTTTTCTAACAAACAAATTCTAATAAAAAAAGTTTTTCATCATATTAATTAATAAATGTATATTTTTAAAATCAATACTATTTTTATACATAAGTAATTTACTGTTAATATTGAATTTAAATTACCTTTATGGGATAATTTATGTGTGCTTATACCTTACTCTTATTCTTACATAACGCAGGGGGTGGAAATTATGAGGTTAAACAAGTACTTATTTCCAATAATATTAGGTGTACTATGTAATATTTTTATTGCTTTTGGTACAAATAATCCTATTTTAGAGTTATTTTTATCAATGATTACTTTGTTCATAATAATTGGATATTCATATTATTGCAATAAATCAAAATTATCAATTGTTAATTTCAATGATAACGATTTATCAACAGATAAAGATAAAATATTTAAAAATATTCATTCTATGATTGAAACAATAGGATTTGATGTTGAACATCTTTTATGGATTTCAAAACAAAGCAAAGAAGCATTTTGTCATTTAGTAAAGAAAAATAAAGTTATTTCTGATTACTCTACTACTAATTTAGCTTGTATCGAAACTGTTGAATCTGGTATACATGAAGTTGTATCTAGTTGTGAAAAAATTGATGAAAGTATCCAAACTGTAGAGACTGAAACAAATGATACTATTTCAGTTCTTGAACAAAGTAAAAATTCTATAAATAATATAATTTCATTATTAGCAAATATGAAAACAATTTCTAATGATTCTTTAGAAATAAATTCAAAATTACACCACTCTTCAAAAAGTATAAATAAATTTGTGAAATATATACATGATATTTCTAGCCAAACAAATTTACTTGCTTTAAATGCATCAATTGAAGCTGCTCGAGCTGGTGATGCTGGAAAAGGTTTTGCTGTAGTAGCCAATGAAATTAGAAAACTTGCAGATGAAACAGATAAATTTGCACGAGAAATAGATGATATAGTTAAAGATCTTCTTAATAATATAATCGATACTAATTCTTCTACTGAAAATTCTAAAAAAACAATAACTAAACTCGATTCTATTTCTAATGAAACTATTAAAATTTTATCTGACAGTTATATTGCTATGAAACACATTAAAAATTCCATTTTAAACTTAACAAACGTATCAAAATCAAATACCCAAGTTGCATTTGATATCGAACAAGCTCTTACTCATTTAACACATACTATAGAAGAAACTAACAAAGAAACACTAGATTCAATAGATATGATTGGAAGACATGAAAATAAAACTGATCAATTACTTGATTATTGTTCAGCTTTAAGTAATGTTTCAGAAAATTTACAATATCAAATGAGTCATTTAAAAGGGGAAAATGAAGTTATAATTGGAATTAATCCTTTTACTTCTCCTGCTGACATAAAAAAAATGTATGTTCCTATACTAGAAAGATTATTTAAAAAGCTTAACCTAACTCCAAGAATTATAATAGTTAAAGATTATGATGCCCTTAGTGATCAAATAAAAAAAGGTATTATTGATATTGGATGGTTCTCACCATTTGCTTATGTTATAGCTAGAAATAAAGCAAATGTTATTCCACTAGTAACCCCTAGAGTACACGGTAAAACTTACTACAATGGATATATAATTGCTAATAAAAATTCTGGAATTAAAACATTAGAAGACTTAAAAAATAAGCGTTTTGCTTATGTTGATAAGAATAGTGCTTCTGGATACTTATATGCTAGACATATTTTAAAAGATAATAAAATAAATCCTGACAATCTCTTCTCTAATGTTTCATTTGCTGGAAGCCACGATAATGTTATAAATGGTGTTTTAAATGGATCATTTGATGCTGGTGCAACTTATAATGAAGCACTTGATAAAGTAAAAGAAAATGGAATTAATTTAGATGATTTAATTATTGTTTCCATGACTGACAATATACAAAAAGATGCCATTGCTATTAGTCCAAATATGAATTTAAATAGAGCTAACGCTATAAAAAATGCTTTGGTAAATTTCAAAGATTTCCAAGGTATAACTACACCAGTTGATGGATTCATAGAAGCTAACGATAATGACTATAATTTAATTAGAACAGTTATGAAAAACTAAAAAGTAGCTACACCACACTTTTTAGTTGAAAGTGAATAATTAAGAATTAAAAGTTTAGAATGAACTTAACAATAAAGATGAATTAATAAAAATTGCAGAATCTATAAAATAATAAATATAGTCTGTCATATTAGGGGATTAAAGTCCGTTAGTAAACTGTGAACCAATTTATGTAAATTGAATATTTAAGTTTAGATATAACTAGAAATTTGATTTCCAGTTATATCTTTATTTTCTTTTTGAAATACTAAAACTGTATATTGTTATATTTTTACTTTATACTAAAGAATATAACCCATTATTCAATTCTTACAACATCATATCCTTCATCTTCTATTGCATCTTTTAAAACTTCATCACTTTCTGTTGTTTCTACTAAAGCATATTTATCCTGTAAGCTTACCTCTACTGAAGTTACTCCGTCTAACCCTTCTAAAGCATTCTTTACATGACCTACACAGTGATTACAACTCATACCTTCAATTAAAATTTTCTTTTTCATACTCTCAATTCCTCCTAAATTATCTATATTTTGATTAAGTGTTAATATTTTAAGCTTTGAAATTTCTAAGCCTTAAAGCGTTTAATAATACTGATACTGAACTAAAACTCATTGCTCCAGCTGCTATCATTGGATTTAAAAGTGGACCTCCAAAAATATGAAGTATTCCCATAGCTACTGGTATTCCCAATATGTTGTATCCAAATGCCCATGATAAGTTTTCTTTAATGTTTCTAATAGTTGCTTTACTTAACTTTATGGCAGTAGGAACATCCATTAGGTCGCTTTTCATAAGAACTATATCTGCTGATTCAATTGCAACATCTGTCCCTGATCCTATGGCTATACCTATATCAGCTTTAGCAAGAGCTGGAGCATCATTTATTCCATCTCCCACCATTCCAACCTTATCTCCATCTTTTTGCAACTTAGCAACTTCATTTGCTTTATCCTCTGGTAATACTTCCGCTAAAACTATATCTATCCCTACTTGTTTAGCTATTGAATTTGCAGTATTTTTATTATCTCCTGTAATCATAGCTACTTTTATTCCCATTGAATGTAATGTTTCTATAGCCTTCTTACTGTTTTCTTTAACAGTATCTGCTACTGCTATTACACCTTTTAATTCAGAATTTATAGATATATACATAGGGGTCTTACCTTCATTAGATAATCTTTCTGTTTGTATTTCTAATGATGATATATCTACATTTTTTTCTTTCATTAACTTCTTATTTCCCAGGAAAATATGTTTTTCGTCAATTAATACCTCTATACCATGACCTGGTATTGCATTAAAATTAGAAATCTCTTTTAATTTTAGCTTTCTATCTTCAGCTTCTTTTACTATTGCTTCACCAAGTGGATGTTCTGAACCTTTTTCAGCACTAGCTGCTAATAGTAATGCTTCATCTTCTGTAATATTATTAACTAAAATATCTGTGACTTTAGGTTTTCCTTCAGTTATAGTTCCAGTTTTATCAAAAACTATTGTATTTAATTTATAAGTTGTTTCTAAAGCTTCTCCACCTTTTATTAAAACTCCATTTTCTGCACCTTTTCCTGTACCAACCATAATTGCTGTTGGCGTTGCAAGACCTAATGCACATGGACATGCTATTACTAATACTGATATAAATATAGTTAATGCAAATATAGTTGATTCTCCTGCTATAAGCCATGCAACTGCTG
This region includes:
- a CDS encoding ABC-2 transporter permease, whose product is MNALNYLKFDFRIIKGNLKYYSLFLIAFSISMILGQISVNSLSYLFFILVIVGVLPFSSEGNQKSKEMYYMFPSKVSSMVMGRFLYLIVLNVSVWIIGIFTMFHFYNEGLINMYEIIIIGFTGIITTIIGMIQYCVYYKFGIEKGKAILMLVYMIPAFFIFALPVILSKKSIPNNILNFIIANKAIVAIISIITIVIVGVISYLISCSICKNKDI
- a CDS encoding ABC transporter ATP-binding protein; the encoded protein is MNALEIKNLNKKFKDFSLKDINLILPKGYILGYVGQNGAGKTTTIKLIMQQLRADSGEISVFGKKYKGNEIIFKDMIGFIGDECYFPSCFKMKDVINTLKDFYSSFNIDKFNHYIDSWELPKDKKIKDFSKGMKIKLTFASIFARKTRLLILDEPTSGLDPVIRSEILDLLQEYIEDGEKSVLFSTHIISDLEKIADYIFFINKGKMMFNDTKDSILEKYLIVKGGKEDLTSNIKEKLVGYKESNVGFKGLIYAEDRKYLNDELLIEKPSIEEIIIFYINKGKECK
- a CDS encoding GntR family transcriptional regulator, encoding MKILLSNKSDLPIYEQIKTQIKEQIMSGKIAENEFLPSIRRLAKDLGISVITTTRAYSDLEEEGFIATIRGKGSFVLPKDNEMVREQYLKRIEEAFTIAIENAELANVSNGELILILENLMEDDK
- the phnD gene encoding phosphate/phosphite/phosphonate ABC transporter substrate-binding protein — protein: MRLNKYLFPIILGVLCNIFIAFGTNNPILELFLSMITLFIIIGYSYYCNKSKLSIVNFNDNDLSTDKDKIFKNIHSMIETIGFDVEHLLWISKQSKEAFCHLVKKNKVISDYSTTNLACIETVESGIHEVVSSCEKIDESIQTVETETNDTISVLEQSKNSINNIISLLANMKTISNDSLEINSKLHHSSKSINKFVKYIHDISSQTNLLALNASIEAARAGDAGKGFAVVANEIRKLADETDKFAREIDDIVKDLLNNIIDTNSSTENSKKTITKLDSISNETIKILSDSYIAMKHIKNSILNLTNVSKSNTQVAFDIEQALTHLTHTIEETNKETLDSIDMIGRHENKTDQLLDYCSALSNVSENLQYQMSHLKGENEVIIGINPFTSPADIKKMYVPILERLFKKLNLTPRIIIVKDYDALSDQIKKGIIDIGWFSPFAYVIARNKANVIPLVTPRVHGKTYYNGYIIANKNSGIKTLEDLKNKRFAYVDKNSASGYLYARHILKDNKINPDNLFSNVSFAGSHDNVINGVLNGSFDAGATYNEALDKVKENGINLDDLIIVSMTDNIQKDAIAISPNMNLNRANAIKNALVNFKDFQGITTPVDGFIEANDNDYNLIRTVMKN
- a CDS encoding heavy-metal-associated domain-containing protein; its protein translation is MKKKILIEGMSCNHCVGHVKNALEGLDGVTSVEVSLQDKYALVETTESDEVLKDAIEDEGYDVVRIE